One window of Triticum dicoccoides isolate Atlit2015 ecotype Zavitan chromosome 5A, WEW_v2.0, whole genome shotgun sequence genomic DNA carries:
- the LOC119300905 gene encoding uncharacterized protein LOC119300905, whose translation MWIEPTAIPVRLNHLNKLFIANVPMNWDTIWILCLVGAAPALESLHVHFDNNSEKASAAGSLDVQVEHHPYHHHLKELVVIGFNGAVWQTGFVKQIIQASPMLERAHLLDGHVVEDEDRELVGLEIVRRRREWHECERSEVLRVLADGISSPHLEIVLE comes from the exons ATGTGGATCGAACCAACCGCCATTCCTGTCCGGCTCAATCATCTCAATAAACTATTCATTGCAAACGTGCCAATGAACTGGGATACAATCTGGATTCTCTGCCTAGTTGGTGCCGCACCTGCCTTGGAGTCGCTCCATGTTCAT TTTGACAACAACTCAGAGAAGGCGAGTGCCGCAGGATCACTAGATGTGCAGGTGGAACACCATCCGTACCACCATCACCTGAAAGAACTCGTGGTCATTGGCTTCAACGGGGCGGTGTGGCAGACTGGCTTTGTGAAGCAGATCATCCAGGCATCGCCGATGCTGGAGCGCGCCCACCTGCTGGACGGGCACGTCGTGGAGGACGAAGATCGGGAGCTCGTTGGCCTGGAGATAGTCCGGCGCCGCCGGGAGTGGCACGAGTGTGAGAGATCGGAGGTGCTCAGAGTCCTGGCAGACGGGATCAGTTCGCCGCATCTTGAAATAGTTTTGGAATGA